The sequence GGCGCTGGCGGCGCATCACGGGGTGCAGCCGGAAAACATCATGGTCGGCGAAGGCATCGACGGCTTGCTTGGCTGCCTGGTGCGGCTGCTGATCGGCCAGGGCGACGCGGTGGTGACCTCGCTGGGGGCCTATCCGACGTTCAATTACCATGTCGCGGGATTTGGCGGGGTGATCCACACGGTGCCCTACAAGGACGACCGCGAGGATCTCGCGGCCCTTTTTGCCAGGGCGGCGGAGGTAGATGCCAGGATCGTGTATCTGGCCAATCCCGACAACCCGATGGGCAGCTGGCACAAGGGCGCAGACATTGCCGCGGCGCTGGACACGCTGCCGGAGGGCTGCCTGCTGCTGCTGGACGAGGCTTATGTGGAATGCGCGCCCGAAGGCACCGCGGCGCCTGTCAGCGCCGATGATCCCCGGGTGATCCGGATGCGGACCTTCTCCAAGGCTTATGGCATGGCCGGGGCGCGGGTGGGCTATGCGCTGGGGCATCCGGAGCTGATTGCCGCCTTCAACAAGGTGCGCAATCATTTCGGGATGAACCGGGCGGCGCAGGCCGGCGCGCTGGCGGCGCTGCAGGATCAGGACTGGCTGGCGCAGGTGCTGGCGCAGATCGAGGGCGCGCGGGCGAAGATTGCAGAGATTGCCGCGCAAAACGGCCTGAGCGCCCTGCCCTCGGCCACCAACTTCGTGGCAATCGACTGCGGCCGGGACGGGGCATTTGCCAAGGCGGTGCTGGACTCGCTGGTGGATCAGGGCGTTTTCGTGCGGATGCCCTTTGCGGCGCCGCAGAACCGCTGCATCCGCGTCAGCTGCGGGCCGGACGCTGAGCTGGAGGCCTTTGCCGCCGCGCTGCCGCGGGCGCTGGAGGCTGCGCACGGGGCAGGCTGAATCCCGCCAGCGGCACAGCACTCGCGGCGGTTTTACCGGACATTCACCACTCCTGTACTACCATTTTACAGTAGTACCTGGAGATAAGTCATGCGTGACCACGAACTGCCGGACGGCATGCCGGATTTCTTCACTGCCGCGATCACTTTTGCCGGGATCAACCTGATGTGGATCTTCTTTGTGATCTGGGTGATGTACGGGATGGTTCCCGTGCTGGTGCTGGCGGTGCTGATCAACCATTTCATCACCCGGCTGGAAATCCGGCTGAACTCTCAGAAGGCGTGACGCCGCCCTGCGCCTGCAACCGGCTGCCTGCTAAGCGCCCGCCAGCGCGGCAGCGGCCGCTTCCAGCGCGCCTTTCCCATGCGGGATGTCCAGCGCCCTGAGGCCGGTTTCGATACCGCCCAAGAGGCCCATGATCATATGCCCGTTGACATGGCCCATGTGGC is a genomic window of Leisingera caerulea DSM 24564 containing:
- a CDS encoding pyridoxal phosphate-dependent aminotransferase, translating into MTGPRYTPLALSLPAAVPFVGPETHERERGAPFAARLGANENIFGPSPRAVEAMAQAAAEIWKYGDAQSHDLRLALAAHHGVQPENIMVGEGIDGLLGCLVRLLIGQGDAVVTSLGAYPTFNYHVAGFGGVIHTVPYKDDREDLAALFARAAEVDARIVYLANPDNPMGSWHKGADIAAALDTLPEGCLLLLDEAYVECAPEGTAAPVSADDPRVIRMRTFSKAYGMAGARVGYALGHPELIAAFNKVRNHFGMNRAAQAGALAALQDQDWLAQVLAQIEGARAKIAEIAAQNGLSALPSATNFVAIDCGRDGAFAKAVLDSLVDQGVFVRMPFAAPQNRCIRVSCGPDAELEAFAAALPRALEAAHGAG